The following proteins come from a genomic window of Bos mutus isolate GX-2022 chromosome 23, NWIPB_WYAK_1.1, whole genome shotgun sequence:
- the LOC102283187 gene encoding olfactory receptor 2J3, with protein sequence MMERINASSEDNFVLLGFSNWPQLELVLFVVILMFYLMTLIGNLFIIILSHLDSHLHTPMYFFLSNFSFLDLCYTTSSIPQLLINLWGPVKTISYNGCMIQLYFFLALGSTECVLLMVMSYDRYAAVCRPLHYTVLMHPRFCQLLAVACWVSGFSNSALHFLFAFWVPLCGHRQVDHFFCEVPALLQLSCVDTHANELTLMVTSSIFVLIPLILILSSYGAIAWAVLRMQSTTGLQKVFGTCGAHLMVVSLFFIPVMCIYLQPPSGNSQDQGKFIALFYTVVTPSLNPLIYTLRNKDVRGAVKRLVG encoded by the coding sequence ATGATGGAAAGAATCAATGCAAGTTCTGAAGACAACTTTGTTCTACTGGGTTTTTCTAATTGGCCTCAGCTTGAGTTAGTTCTCTTTGTGGTTATCTTGATGTTCTACTTGATGACATTGATAGGCAACCTGTTCATCATTATCTTGTCACACCTGGACTCCCATCTCCACactcccatgtacttcttcctctcaaatttctcttttctggatCTCTGCTACACCACAAGCTCCATTCCTCAGTTGCTGATCAACCTCTGGGGCCCAGTAAAAACCATCTCTTACAATGGCTGTAtgattcaactttattttttccttgcatTGGGATCCACAGAATGTGTGCTACTGATGGTGATGTCCTATGACCGTTATGCAGCTGTGTGTAGACCCTTGCATTATACTGTCCTCATGCACCCTCGTTTCTGTCAACTGTTGGCTGTGGCTTGTTGGGTAAGTGGCTTTTCCAACTCAGCACTTCACTTCTTGTTTGCCTTCTGGGTACCCCTGTGTGGACATCGCCAAGTGGACCATTTCTTCTGTGAAGTTCCAGCACTGCTTCAACTGTCATGTGTTGATACTCATGCTAATGAGCTGACCCTCATGGTCACGAGTTCCATTTTTGTTCTCATACCTCTCATCCTCATTCTCAGCTCCTATGGTGCCATTGCCTGGGCAGTGCTGAGGATGCAGTCAACAACTGGACTCCAGAAAGTCTTTGGGACGTGTGGAGCCCATCTTATGGTTGTATCcctctttttcattccagtcatgTGTATATACCTCCAGCCACCATCAGGAAATTCTCAAGATCAAGGCAAGTTCATTGCCCTGTTTTATACTGTTGTCACACCTAGCCTCAACCCTCTAATCTACACCCTCAGAAACAAAGATGTAAGAGGGGCCGTAAAGAGACTAGTGGGGTGA